The sequence TCACGCCAAGGGAATACAGATCGCTGCGCGCGTCCAAGGGCACGCCCTGCGCTTGCTCAGGTGACATGTAGCGCGGTGTCCCGAAGACGGTCCCGGCTTGCGTCTCGAGTTGGTCGACGTGTTCGGGATCCGAGTGCATCAGCTTGGCAATGCCGAAGTCGAGCAACTTGCACACTTCCCGGTCGCCTCCGTCCGCGGGCATCCGCATGAGGAAGAGGTTGTCGGGCTTCAGATCGCGATGAATGATGCCTTTTCCGTGCGCTTCCGCCAGGGAGAGCAGCGCCTGCCGCGCGAGAGTCACCGCTTCGTTCACCGGCAAGCGCCCCACCCGTTTCAAGCGCTGCCCGAGAGTTTCGCCTTCGAGAAGCTCCATGGCCATGAACCACGACCCATCTTCGGCGACACCGAAATCGAATACCGTGACGGTGTGGGGACTGACCAGCGCGCTCGTCGCACGCGCTTCACGCTCGAAGCGCACGCGAGTCTCTGCATCGTAGGCGCGTTCACCCCGAACGATCTTGAGTGCGACGTCTCGACCGACTGCCTCTTGCCGCGCGCGATAGACCGCCCCCATGGAGCCCGCGCCCACACGACCCAAGATCACGAAGCGACCCGCGACGGTCGTTCCGAGCAACGTGTCACCGCCTGCGCGATCCAACTCGCGAATCGGCACGAAGGCGAGTCCATGTTCGGGACAACGCGGAAGCTTGCCGGCACCTGCGAAGGTACGGTTCGCGCTTGCGTCGAGCAGACGACGACACTTCGGGCACACTTTCGGAACCCGAGCACTCGGCGGCGCCTCGACGAATGAGCCTTGGCCCATGATGGCGCTTCTAATTTACCGAGCCTTGGCGGGGAACGCAGAGTAAGACTGTTTTTTCGCTCGCGGCCACGGGGAGGCAGGCCAATTGCTCAGGATTCCCGCAGTCTTTGTCCACGCAGCAGGAATCCGAACACAGCTTTCCAAGCAGGTTGAAATTGACGCACTGCGACGAAGCGCAGTCAGCGTCGTCGTTGCACGCCCCACCCACTGCCACGGGCCCTGGTGGAGTCGCGGCGACCTTGCATCCACGAAGCCCTTGGTCGAGGTCGTAGATGCACTCCATCTGGCCGGAGCTGCCACACTCGGAACGCTTGCAGCACGGACCCGAACAGTACGTGGGCTGCGCACTAGTGAAGCAAGCGCGCGTGCGACAGTCGTCACCACTGACGCAGTTCTGCGTCCCGATGTCGCCGCTGCCGCCTGGCGGGCCGCACAAGAATCCGAGGCGCGACAACCCTGGGATCTGACGCAACACACAGCCTTCGCTACTCGCGCAGTCGCTGGTTCCGCAACACACGTCGATGCAAAAGCCCGCTTCGCACAACCCCGAGGCGCAGTCCGCTGGCCCCCCACAACTCGAACCGCGCGCTTTCTGTCCTTTCGGGCGTCCGACGTTCGCAGCTGGAACGCACACATTTGCGCCGCCCGTGGAAGGCACGCACACGCCCTTGCCGCACTCCTCCGAACTGCAACAGCCTCGGGAGCAAAACGTCCCCGGCGCGACGCCCAAGCCGGCGCCTTCGATGCAGAACAGAGCAGTTGAGCACGTTCCGTCACCACGACAGGGCTCGGAGACGTCGCCGATGGTTCCCACGGGCGAACACCCCGCCGGCCCGCAACTGCGACAGGTGCCGCCCACACATTGCTGGCCGTTGGGACAGGCCGGCGCGCCAATGGCGCCTTCGTTACTGCACAGGACTGGGTCGAGTTCGCTCGGCACGATCAGGCTGCACGCGCACAGGGCGAGCGCCCAACCCAGGCCCCCGAGCGCGAGCCGCTTCAAAAGCTGACTCCCACGACGACGCTGCCGCCGTCACGCCGGAGCTGGGCGCTGGCCTTGGCCCGCGGCTCGTCGGCATCGCGCCCGAAGTAGAGCCAGGCGGTCGCACCCAGGGACACCGCGCTGACCAGAAAGGCGACATCCGCCACCACCGCGTGTTGATGGGCGCTCTCGGCTCGGTCCTGGAGATCCATCGCGGAAGCAGCGGGCCCGGTGCGCTCGTCCGACGCGGGGCGTTCGGTGAGCGCGCGCACACCAAAGACCACGCCCACGATTGCTGCAGCGCCAGCGATTCCTCCCGCGGCGTAGGTGAAGCCATCGAGGCGCCCGCGCCGTGGAGCCTCTTTCACCACGATGGTGGGGCGATACACGATGGGCGACTTTGCCTGCTCCGCGGGCACCGTGGAGGTCTCGTCGAACTCGTCACGCGCACCGCGTAGCCGTTCGATGGTGCGTTCGATGCGCGTGAGCTCCTGCGAGTCCGTCTCCATGTCGCGATAGCGGAGGAAGTGCTTGAGCGCTTGGTCGATGTCACCGAGCTTCTCGTAGACCAGTCCCAAGTTGTACTCGAGATCCTTACTGCCAGGGTCGAGACGGCGCGCACGCTCCAGCTCGTCCACCGCGTCGCGGTAGGCGCCTCGTCGATATGCTTCTTGAGCGCGCTCGAAGTGACCTTTGGCTTGCTCGATGGCCGCCGACGAGGGCGAACCCTGGGCTTGGGCCGAGGTGGCTGCAGCAGTGAGCGACAGGGCCAATGCCAAGACGGCGAGCGAGCGCATGGGGGGTCGGCCAGACGATAGCGTAAGTTGGAGGTAGTTCGCGCGTTCTCCCGTGGGAATTCGCAAAAGGAGAACCCCATGCTTCTTCGACTCTCGGCCCTGACCGTGGCATTTTTCTTGCCAGCCCTGGCTCACGCCCAGCCCTTTGCCGAGCCCACCGAGGGCTCTGCCACCCTCGCCACGGACGGCTACCAGGGCCCCTACGACGCACCCTACGCTCACGAAGACCACGACGATCCGCCCCTGTCCTCCAGCGCAGTCCGGGTGCACACGGGCCCCACCCTGCGCATCAGCGAGGCGGATCCCGCCGGAGGCTTGTTCGTGGCTCTGGACGTCGGCGAGAAAGCGGCCGGCGTTCGCGCCAGCGGCAGTTGGGTGCGAGTGGGATCCGACAACGGACTCAGCCAGTACGCAGGAGAACTCTGGATCGACTTCGGCTACGATCGCCGCATTCACCCGATCATCGGCGCGGGCGCGGGCGTGGCACGACTCGACGCGCGGGACCCGCAGAGCGGTGACCTGAGCAGCGAGACGGTAGGGATTGGCCTGCTACGCGGCGCCGTGGAATACGTGCTACCGGTCCGTGGCACCGACGCTCGCGCTGGCCTGGAGGTGCTCGGTGCCGTCCCAGCCATCGGCTCGGAATCCGCCGGCAACCCGAAGCCCTGGATGTTGGTGACGGCAACCGTGGGAATAGGATTCTGAGCCGACGGTTGATCCTCTCGCCTCCGTGAAACTCCGGACAACCTGGACCGCCCCCCGTGAGTTTGACACACTCACCGCACGCGCACTTTTCGCAGCGTGATGGCCGACCCTCCGATCCTCGATCCCTTTCAACCCGGCGCTGCCAAGGCAGAGCGCCCGACCGGCGGCAAGACCAGCAGCCTGGCCGTTCTCTCCCTGAGCGCATCGCTGAGTGGGTTCGTGTGTTTTCCGGCACTCGGCGGACTGCTCGGCGTCATCTTTGGCGTCGCCGCCAAGAATGAGATCTCGCGAGAGGGTCGCGGCGGCAATGGGCTCGCCATTGCCGGCATCGCCCTCGGCGGCCTCAATCTGGTGCTCAGCGTGGCCGCCCTGGGGGCCCTGCTGATGTGGCTTCCGAGCCTCTCGTCCCCCAAGCCCCGCGCGACGGCGGTGTACCCGACCACGCCGCCGATCGCACCGCCCACCTTGCCCTTCGCGCCTCCCAGCGTGGCGCCGGCGCCCGCGCCGGTGCCGGCAGCCGCCAGCGCCGATACGAGCGTCGTCCGCACGCACGTCGGCAAGGTCACGCTGGTGGACCTCAGCCGCGACGCCGGCTCCCTGACGGATCTGCTCGATGCCGAGCGCACCGACGCCAAGAAGCATGGAGAGAAGTTGGTGCTGTGGTTGGTCGTTCCCGGCTGCAAGCCCTGCAACGGTGTCGCGGCGGCGCTACCCGATGCGCGCATGCAGCGCGCCCTGGGTGGCACGCGATTGGTGCGCGCAAACGTCCGGGAGTTCGTGGGGGAGCTCACCTACCTCGGTTTGCCCAGCGACAAGATCCCAGGCTTCGTTCTGCTCAGCGACCAGAACCGACCGATGGACTACGTGCACGGCGGAGAGTGGGACGAGGACGTGCCGGCCAACATCGCCCCCGTGCTGGGCAAGTTCGTCACGGGGCAGTACACGAAGCGGCGCGACCCCTGGCGCGGAACGCGGCGCGAAGACGAAACCGCGCTCTGAGCAGCCCCTAGGAATTCGGATCACGAATTCCTAGAGACGCACTACTCGCGCGAAATGCCAGCGGATTCAGCTCAAGACGGCGCCTCGCCATTTTGCTAGACTCGCCCGTCCGCATGTCCAGTGCCCAACGCATCGGAACCCCCCTCCCCGTCGGCGCGAGCATTCACCCCGGCACGCTTCGCGCCGAGCTGGAGGAGTCGCGCTCGCAAGGCAAGACGCGAACGCTCCGCGAAGTCGTCGCCATCGTCGTCCCCCTCGCGACCGAGACCGCGGATCTCCACGACGCCGGCAAGCTCGTGTACCTGCATCCGTCCAGCATCGTGCGACGCGAGGATGGTCTATTCCACGTGTCCCCGGAGCTGGCCATCGCACCGCCCGTACTGCCTCGCGACAAGGCATGCATGGCGCCGGAAGAGCGAGGCGGTCGCCCTGGTAATGCACGTGCGAGTGTGTACGCGCTCGGCTGCATGATGTACGAAATGCTGACCAACGAGTACGTGGGCCCCGGCATGCGCCGCCCGAGCGAGGTGGTGCCCGGCTTGCCCGCGGACTTGGAAGTGGTGCTGAGCAAGGCGCTGGTGGCCGATCCGAGCCACCGCCCCGACGACCTGCGCGCCTTGGCCCAAGCGATCCATCACTTGGCGCCGGGCGATACCCTCGCGCCCCCCGCAGCCGACGAAACCCACCTCGACCACGAGGGGGACTTCGAGGTGGACGTCAGCATGAGCATGCTGCCGCCCGTGCCCTCGAACCCGATGGCGACCGCGGCTCTGCTGAGTTCGCCCTATGGCACCGCAGTCACGGAAACCGCGACCCCGAGTTCGCAGCGTTCGGACTCCACCAGCGAACTCGCGGCGCTCAAGGCACGACTGGAGCGGGACAAGCGACCGCGCTACGTCGTGGTGAAAGAGGGTATGGATCACGGCCCCTTCAGCGCGGTGGAACTGCTGCAGCAGATCGCGAGCCACACTTTCGTGGACGCGGACGTTCTGCGCGACGCCTTCAGCAAAGACGAGCGACCGATCCAGGATTGGGAAGAGTTCGCGCCCTTCGCAGAGCATGCGCGCCTGCATCGCGACATCAAGGCCGAGAAGGAAGCCTTGGAGCGCGTCGTCGTCCAGGAGCGCAAGAGCACCACCAGCAAGGCACTGATCGGCGTCGGTATCGTGGGCGCGTTGGTCGTCGCAGCAGCGGTTTGGTTCTTGACTCAGCGCGGCTCGAAGGACGACACCATCGCGGTACACGGCGAGACGGTGACGAACATCGAGACCGACGCCGGCATGAAGGTGCAGCAGAAGAAGCGCCGAGGTGGCGGCAAGGGCGGTGTGGTCGGCGTCAGCAACGGGATTCCCATCCTGGCCGGAGGGACCAGCTGCGAAGGTGCAGTGGCCGCGTACAACGAGGAAATCAGCATCGGAGGGTCCCGGGGCCCGGCCGACCTCACGGCGGGCCAGTACGGCTCCGTGCTCAACAAGGGCAGCTATTTCGCGCACTGCGGGGTGCCCGACGACATGGAGGTCCACATCTGTGCTGCCGTGCAAAACGGGCGCGCGGTTGGTGTCTCGGTGCGAACGGTGCCGAGCAACCCGGGGATCTCCGCATGCGTCGCGGGCGGCGTACGCGGCCTGTCCTTTCCGAGCAATCCGAAGCTGGACGTGACGCGCACGGCGTTCAAGTAGAGTCGGGGGCAGAGAACATGACGCGGAAGTGGCTAGGGCTCGTCGCCCTCTGGGCGTGTGTCGGCTGCTCGGTTCCCATCAGCAGCGGTCTGGAAGAAACCGACGCCAACCGAGTGGTGGTGGCATTGGAGAAGAGCGGGATTGGCTCCGACAAAGAGACCGACCCCGCCGTGGAGGGGCGCTTCCGCGTGGTAGTCGCGCGAGACGACGCGTCGGCTGCCGCAACCGTGCTGTCCCAAGAGGGGCTGCCGCCACCGGCTGCGCCGGGCGTGCTCGACAGCCTTGGAGACAGCAGCCTGGTGCCGAGCCGAACGGCCGAGCATGCCAAGCTGGTGCAAGGCACCGCAGGAGAGCTGGAGCGTTCTCTGCGCGCAGTGGACGGCATCCTGTCCGCCCGCGTGCACCTGGCCGTGCCGAGCAAGGGTCCCCTCGGCGACGAGCAGACCACGCTTCCGACGGCCAGTGTGCTGGTGCGCCATCGTGGTGCCACGCCTCCCCTGGCACCCGCCGAAGTGCAGCGTCTAGTGGCCGGGGCCATACCGGGAATGGAAGCCAAGAACGTCAACGTCGTGCTGGCCCCAGTCCCGGACCCCGGCCGCCCGCCGGAGCGCGAGTTGGCGCGCTTCGGACCGGTGACCGTCACGCGCAGCAGCCTGCTGTCCTTGCGCATCGTCGTCGCCGCCGTGGCGCTGATCAACGTGCTCTTGCTGGCGCTGATCGTGGGGTTCTGGCTGCGGATGCGGCGGGCACAAGGTGAGCTCGACGCCCTGCGTCTGGCCACCGAGGGCGGCGGCAGAGACGGCACGTGATTGCGCTGCGAGGAATCGAGAAGAGCTTCGGTCGACCCGTGCTCCGAGACGTGACCGTCGACATTCCCGCCGGCTGCCTCTACGGCTTGATCGGGCCCGGCGCCTCGGGCAAGAGCGTGCTGCTCAAGATCCTTTCCGGGTTGATTCGCCCCGACGCGGGCAGCGTCCACATCGACGGACGTAACGTGCTCGGCATGACGGATCTCGAACTGCAGGAGTTTCGCAAGCGTATCGGCATGTTGTTCCAGAACAACGCGCTCTTCGATTTCATGACCGTGGCCGAGAACATCGCCTTTCCTTTGCGGCGCCTGTTCGACTTGCCGGATCCGGAGATACGTGAGCGGGTCGCCGAACGCCTGGCCTGCGTCTCGATGGCGGGTTTCGAAGAGCGCATGCCTTCGGGCCTCAGCGGCGGACAGAAGAAGCGCGTGGGCGTCGCGCGGGCGACGGTGATTCAGGCTCCCATCGTGCTCTACGACGAGCCCGCCGCGGGACTGGATCCGGTGACCAGTCAGAAGATCTTCGACCTGTTGCGGGCGGAGCAGCAAGGCAGCGGCGCCACGGTAGTCATGGTCAGTAGCGACCTCGACCGCATGCTCACCGTCACGGACCGCGTCGGCATGATGTACAAGGGCCGCCTCATCTTCGACGGCACGACGGAGGAAGCCTACTCTTCCCCGGATCCCTACGTGCATCAGTTCGTTCACGGCATTCCCGAGGGCCCGCTGTAGCGGCAGCTCCGTATCCGAGATTCGCGCCCACGCTTTCGGACGGGCTTGCCGCGCGCCAAGAGGCCGTCCATGCTCCCCGCCCAGCAGTGAGCGCGTCCTCGTCATCCACCCTCGGCCCCTTCGCCGCGCTGGGAAGCTTCTTCCTGAGCACGGCGGAGATCGTCGGCGGAATGGGCGTGATGCTCGGCCGCATCGTGGTGCGGATGGTGCGCCTGAACCTGGACGCCGCAGAACTCTTGCGCAACATGTACAAAATGGGGGTCAAGTCGCTGCCCATCGTGGTGGTGACGGCGCTCTTCACCGGCGGCATCATGGTGATTCAGGCGGCCCCGATCGTGCAGCGCTACGGCGCGCAGGGGTTGCTCGGCTGGGGCGCCGGGTTTGGGACGCTGCGGGAGATTGGACCGCTGCTGACTTCGCTGATGATTTCGGGTCGCGTAGGCGCCAACAACACCGCAGAGCTCGGCACCATGGTCGTGACGGAGCAGATCGACGCCCTGCGCGCCTTGGCGATCGACCCGATCAGCTTCTTGATCGTCCCGCGTTTCATCGGCATCGTGACGACCCTGTTTCTGTCCACCGTGTTTGCGGATGCGCTGGCGCTGTTCGGAGCGTCCTACGCCGGCTGGGGCATCTTGGGCGTGGAACCAGCGGTATTCTACAACGGCCTCACGAGTGGGCTGCTCGGCTTGGGCGACGTCTTCCACGGCCTGATCAAGAGCGTGGTGTTCGGGATCGTCATCGCCCTCGCCAGCTGCCAGTTCGGCATCGCGACCAGCGGTGGGGCGCCTGGCGTGGGTCGGGCCGTGAATGCAACCGTGGTGGTGAGTGCGGCCGGCATCTTCGTCCTGGACTACCTGGTGAGCTTCGCCATCGGCTGAGCCATGACCGACCAAACCCCTGCCTCCACCGGTAGCGTCGGGACCATCGACGAAGAGGCGATCCAGCACGAACCGACGGGGGTGGCGGCCTTGGGCGCCGCCGTGCTGCAACTGGCCAACGCCGGACGACAGATGTACTCCGTCTTCGTGAAGACGCTGTACTACACGGCGCGCGGCGCACGTCAGCCGGGTGCCATCACCCGGCAGATGTACGAGGTGGGGAACCGCAGCCTCGTGTTCCTGTGCGTGGTGATGGGGTTCATCGGCATGATCCTCGTGTACCAGGCTGGCGTGCAGACCAAGCGCGTGGTGCCGGACCTTTCTCTGCTGGGCGCCACCTTCCTCGAGCTCCTGGTGCGGGACCTGGCCGCGAGCATCGGCGCGTTGATGCTCGCCACTCGGGTGGGCGCCGGCATCGCGGCGGAGATCGGCTCGATGGTCGTGACCGAGCAAGTGGACGCCCTGCGGATGTGTGCGGCGGACCCCGTGGACTACCTGATCAAGCCGCGCTTCGTCGCCAGCATCATCATGACCACCGTGCTCGTCGCCCTGGCCGCGGGCGTGGCCTACACGACCGGCATGTGGACGGGGTACGCCTTCTTCGACATCAATCCGCGCACCTTCGTCAACATGAGCATGGTGGACGCGGGCGACCTGACCATCGGTCTCTCGAAGTGCGTCGCCTACGGCGCTGCCATTCCCGTCGTCAGCGGCTATTGCGGCCTCACCACCTTCGGCGGCAGCGAAGGCGTGGGCTGGGCCACTACCCGCGCGGTGGTCAACTCGTCGCTGGCAGTCATCATCTTGAACTTCTTCATCAGCGGCGCCGGCTTCGTGATCTTCGGCTGAGCCCACGGCCGCCGTTCGTGCGCGGCTACTTCTTCTTCGGCGTCGAGACCGGCGGGGCCTTCGAGCACCACGAGTAGCAGCACTCGTTGAACCCGGAACTGCGTCGGTTGGTGGTGACCGTGGCGTCGAAGGGCGCGGCCTTGGGCACCGCGAAGGCCGTGGCTTCGGAGGGCTGCACCACCGAGGGACAGCGATCGAAGGGCTGCGGCGCGGGCTGCGAAGTCCCGCTCTCGGGTACGTCGAAGCAGTAGGTCTCCCGCATGCTCGCGTCGGCAGTGCAGCCGCTGTTCGGCAGCACCTGGCTCGGCGCCGCCAGCGTCAGCGGCGCACACCACGAGTAGCAGCAGCTGTGACCCGGCGGCATTCGACGGCGCGTGTGCGCGGTGTAGTCCGAGTCGAATAGGGCGATGGGTGGCACCGGCCCATGAACCCCCGCGTGGGAATCGATGCTCGAGGGGCACGCCTCGAAGGGCGGCGGTGCGGGCAGCGTGCTCTCCCGCGGCAAGAGCTCCTCGCAGTGGTACTCCCGGACTTGATCGACACCGCAAACGGATGGGCTGTTCGACCAGACGCCGGATTGGGCAGGCTGCTCGGGTTGTACCTCGTGGCTGGCGCACGCAGCGAGCACCAGGGACAAGAGGAACGGAAGGACTCGCATGGGGAAGCTCGCTCGCAGTAGCGTCAGTCGCTGGCGCCGGCAAGCAGCAACCCGCGTGCCACCATGCTTCGCCGCGTTGGTGCGACACTCACCCGCTCACCCCCGCCCGCTCCGGCACAGGCTGTGCCAGGGATCAGCTATGGTTGACAGGGGCCCACCCGAAACACCAAGCTCTGCCGTCGACTTGTCTCACGGATGATTTCCTTTCGGAACGTAAAGAAGGCGTTTGGCCCCAAACACGTGCTGCAAGGGGTGAGCTTCGACGTGCAAGACGGCGAAGTGTTCTTCATCATCGGCGCCTCGGGTGTCGGCAAGAGCGTGCTGATCAAGCACCTGATCGGCCTGCTCTACCCCGACGATGGCGAGATCTGGCTCGATGGCGAGGAGGTCAGCCGCTTCGACGAGCGACGCATGTACGCCGTGCGGAAGAAGTGCGCGATGGTGTTTCAGCACTCCACGCTCTTCGACTCGATGACCTGTGCGGAGAACGTCGCCCTGCCGCTCAAGAAGCACAAGGGAATGAAGCCGCGCGAGGCCTTGCAGGAGGCTGCACGCCTGCTCAACCACGTGCACATGGCGGAGTTCGGAAGCCGCTATCCCGCCGAGCTCGGAGACGGCATGCGCAAGCGCGTGGCCATTGCCCGGGCGCTGACGTTGGAGCCGCAGTACGTGCTGTTCGACGAGCCCACTACCAGCCTCGACCCCGTGAGCGCCCGGCGCGTCGACAAGTTGATTCGCGAGCTGTCGGACACCTTGGGGGTGACCAGCATCGTGGTCTCCCACGACCTGGTCAGCATCTTCGCAATCGCCGACCGCATCGTGATGTTGTACAAAGGTCACGTGAAGCTGCTGGGTACCCCCGAGGATTTCCGCAATTCCGAGGATGGGGTGATCCAACAATTCATCAACGGCCGAGCCGAAGGCCCCATGGACGCATGAGTCCCTTCCACCCCTAGAGAGGCAGTCCGCAAATGAGCCAGCGATCCATCGAGGTCAAAGTCGGAGTCCTGATCATCGTCGCGCTGGTGCTCCTTGGCGGGTTCGTCGTGGTGATGGGCGGGCTGTCCTTCGAACCGACCTACACCGTCTACGTCGATTTCGAGAACCCGGGCGGGTTGCAGGCCGGCGCCCCGGTACGCATCGCCGGCATGAAGGTGGGGAAGATCGAGGGGGTCGAGTTTCGCGGCGGCACGATGGACCCGAAGACCAACGAACCCGTGCCGCCCATTCGCGTCGTCGCGAAGATCGAGAAGCGCTACCAGCACGCGGTCTACGAGAACGCACGCTTCTACGTCACGACCCAAGGCGTTCTCGGTGAGATGTTCCTGGCGGTCGAGCCTGGCACGGCGGACCGTCCCGCGATCCAGGACGGCGCTATCGTCCATGGCATCTCCCCACCGCGCCTCGACCTGCTGCTGAGCGAAAGCTACGAGCTTCTGCATCGCGCCTACGATGGCATCACCAAGAACGAGAAGAAGATCGGCGAGACCTTCGATGGACTTCACGCGACGCTCAAGGGCACTGGCGACTTCTTCCAGAACAACGGGAAGAAGCTCGATAACGTGGTGACCAACGTCGAAACGCTCACCGTGGAGGCCAACGACACCCTCAAGGCGGCCCGCGGGCGTTACGTCGAAAATCAGCAAATCAACCGCATTTTCGACAACGTCGAGCACACCACGGTGACCCTGAACCGCAACCTGGATCCGCTGCTCACCGACGGGCGGCAGGTGGTTGCGGACACGAAGAAGCTCACCTCGACGTTGACGAACGACGCGCAGTTGCAGAAGTACAAGAAGATCACCAACGACGTGAGCGACGCAACCGGACGCGCGCGCCTAATGACGGCCGACGCTCAATCCGTCGTTGCCCACGTAAAACGCGGCAAGGGCA is a genomic window of Polyangiaceae bacterium containing:
- a CDS encoding tetratricopeptide repeat protein, translating into MRSLAVLALALSLTAAATSAQAQGSPSSAAIEQAKGHFERAQEAYRRGAYRDAVDELERARRLDPGSKDLEYNLGLVYEKLGDIDQALKHFLRYRDMETDSQELTRIERTIERLRGARDEFDETSTVPAEQAKSPIVYRPTIVVKEAPRRGRLDGFTYAAGGIAGAAAIVGVVFGVRALTERPASDERTGPAASAMDLQDRAESAHQHAVVADVAFLVSAVSLGATAWLYFGRDADEPRAKASAQLRRDGGSVVVGVSF
- a CDS encoding serine/threonine-protein kinase — encoded protein: MGQGSFVEAPPSARVPKVCPKCRRLLDASANRTFAGAGKLPRCPEHGLAFVPIRELDRAGGDTLLGTTVAGRFVILGRVGAGSMGAVYRARQEAVGRDVALKIVRGERAYDAETRVRFEREARATSALVSPHTVTVFDFGVAEDGSWFMAMELLEGETLGQRLKRVGRLPVNEAVTLARQALLSLAEAHGKGIIHRDLKPDNLFLMRMPADGGDREVCKLLDFGIAKLMHSDPEHVDQLETQAGTVFGTPRYMSPEQAQGVPLDARSDLYSLGVILFQMLSGQAPFVDDDAVVVMARHIKDDPPPLSTVAPDALIPPALELVVRRALSKRREHRPQSAEQFAAELDAAGAELLPNVTGRHATSWAGPPAHAGPAEPGRAHLLVWLSAAVFATFLVGLLGFFAVRSIARPKPAAVGSLAPSQTAGTESPTPAPSAEAPEPLDLDAIDAAPPPGTAKPKPVKWKPRPLIVPTPVPAPAPAKPASGVGGRYGRLE
- a CDS encoding ABC transporter permease, which gives rise to MSASSSSTLGPFAALGSFFLSTAEIVGGMGVMLGRIVVRMVRLNLDAAELLRNMYKMGVKSLPIVVVTALFTGGIMVIQAAPIVQRYGAQGLLGWGAGFGTLREIGPLLTSLMISGRVGANNTAELGTMVVTEQIDALRALAIDPISFLIVPRFIGIVTTLFLSTVFADALALFGASYAGWGILGVEPAVFYNGLTSGLLGLGDVFHGLIKSVVFGIVIALASCQFGIATSGGAPGVGRAVNATVVVSAAGIFVLDYLVSFAIG
- a CDS encoding ATP-binding cassette domain-containing protein, giving the protein MIALRGIEKSFGRPVLRDVTVDIPAGCLYGLIGPGASGKSVLLKILSGLIRPDAGSVHIDGRNVLGMTDLELQEFRKRIGMLFQNNALFDFMTVAENIAFPLRRLFDLPDPEIRERVAERLACVSMAGFEERMPSGLSGGQKKRVGVARATVIQAPIVLYDEPAAGLDPVTSQKIFDLLRAEQQGSGATVVMVSSDLDRMLTVTDRVGMMYKGRLIFDGTTEEAYSSPDPYVHQFVHGIPEGPL
- a CDS encoding ABC transporter permease yields the protein MTDQTPASTGSVGTIDEEAIQHEPTGVAALGAAVLQLANAGRQMYSVFVKTLYYTARGARQPGAITRQMYEVGNRSLVFLCVVMGFIGMILVYQAGVQTKRVVPDLSLLGATFLELLVRDLAASIGALMLATRVGAGIAAEIGSMVVTEQVDALRMCAADPVDYLIKPRFVASIIMTTVLVALAAGVAYTTGMWTGYAFFDINPRTFVNMSMVDAGDLTIGLSKCVAYGAAIPVVSGYCGLTTFGGSEGVGWATTRAVVNSSLAVIILNFFISGAGFVIFG
- a CDS encoding ATP-binding cassette domain-containing protein, encoding MISFRNVKKAFGPKHVLQGVSFDVQDGEVFFIIGASGVGKSVLIKHLIGLLYPDDGEIWLDGEEVSRFDERRMYAVRKKCAMVFQHSTLFDSMTCAENVALPLKKHKGMKPREALQEAARLLNHVHMAEFGSRYPAELGDGMRKRVAIARALTLEPQYVLFDEPTTSLDPVSARRVDKLIRELSDTLGVTSIVVSHDLVSIFAIADRIVMLYKGHVKLLGTPEDFRNSEDGVIQQFINGRAEGPMDA
- a CDS encoding MlaD family protein — its product is MSQRSIEVKVGVLIIVALVLLGGFVVVMGGLSFEPTYTVYVDFENPGGLQAGAPVRIAGMKVGKIEGVEFRGGTMDPKTNEPVPPIRVVAKIEKRYQHAVYENARFYVTTQGVLGEMFLAVEPGTADRPAIQDGAIVHGISPPRLDLLLSESYELLHRAYDGITKNEKKIGETFDGLHATLKGTGDFFQNNGKKLDNVVTNVETLTVEANDTLKAARGRYVENQQINRIFDNVEHTTVTLNRNLDPLLTDGRQVVADTKKLTSTLTNDAQLQKYKKITNDVSDATGRARLMTADAQSVVAHVKRGKGTVGALVMDEALYDDLQEMLRDLKHNPWKFFWRE
- a CDS encoding DUF4190 domain-containing protein, encoding MADPPILDPFQPGAAKAERPTGGKTSSLAVLSLSASLSGFVCFPALGGLLGVIFGVAAKNEISREGRGGNGLAIAGIALGGLNLVLSVAALGALLMWLPSLSSPKPRATAVYPTTPPIAPPTLPFAPPSVAPAPAPVPAAASADTSVVRTHVGKVTLVDLSRDAGSLTDLLDAERTDAKKHGEKLVLWLVVPGCKPCNGVAAALPDARMQRALGGTRLVRANVREFVGELTYLGLPSDKIPGFVLLSDQNRPMDYVHGGEWDEDVPANIAPVLGKFVTGQYTKRRDPWRGTRREDETAL